The Pongo abelii isolate AG06213 chromosome 11, NHGRI_mPonAbe1-v2.0_pri, whole genome shotgun sequence genome includes a window with the following:
- the LOC134759546 gene encoding serine/arginine repetitive matrix protein 1-like, with product MLRARRSGRRRRGRRERPPPPPPPRARRTRAELRSPLAAAPGQPARGRAHKLPAAERRASSCSQPPTPTRRLWPAPGRISRGLRPQM from the coding sequence ATGCTCAGAGCGCGCAGgtccgggcggcggcggcgggggagGAGGGAGCggccgcccccgccgccgccgccgcgcgctCGCCGGACCCGGGCGGAGCTGCGCAGTCCTCTCGCAGCTGCGCCAGGACAGCCGGCGCGCGGCCGTGCCCACAAGTTGCCGGCAGCTGAGCGCCGCGCCTCCTCCTGCTCGCAGCCCCCTACGCCCACCCGGCGGCTGTGGCCAGCGCCAGGACGCATATCCCGCGGACTCCGACCCCAGATGTAA